One window of the Pyxicephalus adspersus chromosome 5, UCB_Pads_2.0, whole genome shotgun sequence genome contains the following:
- the LOC140332015 gene encoding mas-related G-protein coupled receptor member H-like isoform X1, with amino-acid sequence MQMDTMMMNDSKMEFTNDSEEINGTVDDEPSNGRSAYIMPLTVFSLAMCFLGLLGNGTVFWILCFKMKRNHFTIYILNLAVADFTYLLGLWLWMVYTFCVLNGVRSPATVEGYIAFFMGLVYNFGFNTSIYLLMLIALERCLAVLYPFWYQCYRPNTLSVYLSITSWLLSVLVTGLENLLCTGNQQYQAPGSQSCTNVYFFTSALYLIVLLIMVTSSLTLLFKIQTASKQCHPPKVYIVIIICVTIFLISVVPARILGLLIYFNVLQSKPFLVAFFFITSLCSAFNCSANPYIYMAVGRRGKLKTEKGSIKQMLEKVFKDATETENTTKNTYIIKDSWETKYNMPIPE; translated from the coding sequence gacacaaTGATGATGAACGATTCAAAAATGGAATTTACCAATGATTCCGAAGAAATAAATGGAACAGTAGATGATGAACCCTCAAATGGAAGAAGTGCTTACATCATGCCTTTGACTGTTTTCTCTCTAGCTATGTGTTTTTTGGGATTACTGGGCAATGGGACTGTGTTTTGGATTCTTTGTTTCAAGATGAAAAGAAACCACTTTACCATCTATATTCTGAACCTTGCAGTTGCTGATTTTACGTATTTGCTTGGATTATGGTTATGGATGGTTTATACTTTCTGTGTTTTAAATGGAGTAAGAAGTCCAGCTACCGTGGAAGgctatattgcattttttatgggACTGGTATATAATTTTGGATTTAACACTAGTATTTATCTTCTCATGCTTATTGCACTGGAGAGATGCCTTGCTGTTTTATATCCATTTTGGTATCAATGTTATAGGCCCAACACTTTGTCAGTCTACTTGTCCATCACGTCTTGGCTGTTGTCTGTGCTGGTAACTGGTTTAGAAAATTTATTATGTACTGGTAATCAACAATATCAAGCCCCAGGCTCACAATCCTGTACAAATGTCTACTTTTTTACTTCTGCCCTGTATCTTATAGTGTTACTTATAATGGTAACTTCCAGTCTAACCCTTCTATTTAAGATTCAGACAGCATCAAAGCAGTGCCACCCACCTAAAGTTTACATAGTCATCATCATATGTGTCACCATCTTCCTCATTTCTGTGGTACCTGCAAGAATACTCGGCCTtctgatatattttaatgttttgcagtCTAAACCATTCCTGGtagcatttttctttattacatctCTGTGCTCAGCCTTTAATTGTAGTGCCAATCCATACATATACATGGCTGTAGGTAGAAGGGGAAAGCTCAAAACCGAGAAAGGCTCTATTAAACAAATGTTAGAAAAAGTGTTTAAGGATGCCACAGAGACGGAAAACACAACTAAAAACACATATATCATTAAAGATAGCTgggaaacaaaatacaatatgccCATCCCTGAGTAA
- the LOC140332015 gene encoding mas-related G-protein coupled receptor member H-like isoform X2 — translation MMMNDSKMEFTNDSEEINGTVDDEPSNGRSAYIMPLTVFSLAMCFLGLLGNGTVFWILCFKMKRNHFTIYILNLAVADFTYLLGLWLWMVYTFCVLNGVRSPATVEGYIAFFMGLVYNFGFNTSIYLLMLIALERCLAVLYPFWYQCYRPNTLSVYLSITSWLLSVLVTGLENLLCTGNQQYQAPGSQSCTNVYFFTSALYLIVLLIMVTSSLTLLFKIQTASKQCHPPKVYIVIIICVTIFLISVVPARILGLLIYFNVLQSKPFLVAFFFITSLCSAFNCSANPYIYMAVGRRGKLKTEKGSIKQMLEKVFKDATETENTTKNTYIIKDSWETKYNMPIPE, via the coding sequence aTGATGATGAACGATTCAAAAATGGAATTTACCAATGATTCCGAAGAAATAAATGGAACAGTAGATGATGAACCCTCAAATGGAAGAAGTGCTTACATCATGCCTTTGACTGTTTTCTCTCTAGCTATGTGTTTTTTGGGATTACTGGGCAATGGGACTGTGTTTTGGATTCTTTGTTTCAAGATGAAAAGAAACCACTTTACCATCTATATTCTGAACCTTGCAGTTGCTGATTTTACGTATTTGCTTGGATTATGGTTATGGATGGTTTATACTTTCTGTGTTTTAAATGGAGTAAGAAGTCCAGCTACCGTGGAAGgctatattgcattttttatgggACTGGTATATAATTTTGGATTTAACACTAGTATTTATCTTCTCATGCTTATTGCACTGGAGAGATGCCTTGCTGTTTTATATCCATTTTGGTATCAATGTTATAGGCCCAACACTTTGTCAGTCTACTTGTCCATCACGTCTTGGCTGTTGTCTGTGCTGGTAACTGGTTTAGAAAATTTATTATGTACTGGTAATCAACAATATCAAGCCCCAGGCTCACAATCCTGTACAAATGTCTACTTTTTTACTTCTGCCCTGTATCTTATAGTGTTACTTATAATGGTAACTTCCAGTCTAACCCTTCTATTTAAGATTCAGACAGCATCAAAGCAGTGCCACCCACCTAAAGTTTACATAGTCATCATCATATGTGTCACCATCTTCCTCATTTCTGTGGTACCTGCAAGAATACTCGGCCTtctgatatattttaatgttttgcagtCTAAACCATTCCTGGtagcatttttctttattacatctCTGTGCTCAGCCTTTAATTGTAGTGCCAATCCATACATATACATGGCTGTAGGTAGAAGGGGAAAGCTCAAAACCGAGAAAGGCTCTATTAAACAAATGTTAGAAAAAGTGTTTAAGGATGCCACAGAGACGGAAAACACAACTAAAAACACATATATCATTAAAGATAGCTgggaaacaaaatacaatatgccCATCCCTGAGTAA